One Bufo gargarizans isolate SCDJY-AF-19 chromosome 3, ASM1485885v1, whole genome shotgun sequence DNA segment encodes these proteins:
- the STYXL1 gene encoding serine/threonine/tyrosine-interacting-like protein 1 — protein MADLVSCTATELYNILNQSTKSSKLAEPNYLCLLDARTKREYNESHIITARRAKQNEDSCFLLPESIELDCMKYCVVYDSRTDSLDGEGPAIQCAQVMSKVTRLPVMVLKGGYEEFSAYYHFFRSQKVFWMPQEIDELQPYPIEIIPGLLYMGDVRQANDRHIQKDLKIKSHVNVSLKPTNLFLPSGQVLQIPEPDLCDSDLLQFFPSACQFIDAHMATNCAVLVFSTLGISRSSAVLIAYIIHSRRCPLQEAWNHVLKCKTNMRPNRGFVQQLSEWEKTVLGHRLTDISDPKF, from the exons ATGGCAGACTTGGTATCATGTACAGCAACAGAGCTCTACAACATTCTGAACCAATCTACTAAGTCTTCGAAGCTAGCCGAACCAAATTATCTATGTCTTCTGG ATGCACGTACCAAGCGGGAGTACAACGAGAGTCACATTATTACTGCAAGGAGAGCTAAGCAG AATGAAGACTCATGTTTCCTGTTGCCGGAGTCTATAGAGTTGGACTGCATGAAGTACTGTGTGGTATATGATAGTCGGACTGATTCGTTGGATGGTGAAG GTCCAGCTATACAGTGTGCCCAGGTCATGTCAAAAGTCACTCGTCTACCAGTGATGGTGCTGAAAGGGGGGTATGAAGAATTTTCTGCTTATTACCATTTCTTCAGGTCTCAGAAAGTGTTTTGGATGCCCCAG GAAATTGACGAGCTTCAGCCTTACCCCATTGAAATCATACCAGGTTTGTTATACATGGGTGATGTACGGCAAGCAAATGACAGACACATACAGAAGGATCTGAAGATTAAATCTCATGTTAACGTCTCACTAAAGCCTACAAATCT ttttttgccgAGTGGACAAGTCTTACAAATTCCAGAGCCGGATTTATGCGATTCAGATCTTCTCCAATTTTTTCCAAGTGCTTGTCAATTTATAG ATGCTCACATGGCAACAAACTGCGCAGTTCTTGTCTTTTCCACGTTGGGGATCAGCCGCAGCAGTGCTGTGTTAATCGCCTACATCATCCATTCCAGAAGATGCCCGCTCCAG GAAGCTTGGAATCACGTTCTTAAATGTAAAACCAATATGAGGCCGAACAGAGGATTTGTACAGCAGCTGTCTGAATGGGAAAAGACTGTTTTAGGGCACCGGCTTACTGACATATCTGATCCGAAGTTTTAA